One Streptomyces sp. NBC_00554 DNA segment encodes these proteins:
- a CDS encoding YcnI family protein, with amino-acid sequence MKISRIAATGAVAASAVLVLSGPAFAHVSVQPEGEAAKGGYATVDFKVPNERDDASTTKLEVNFPTDHPLASVMPEPVAGWTAKVTKSTLDKPLELHGETISEAVTKVTWTATGKGIQPGFFQKFPLSIGALPEDADELVFKAIQTYDNKEVVRWIEEQKEGEEEPENPAPVLALSAATEEGHHGATGTATPSDDASNASAEQAAATEVTSASTDSSDTTARVLGVVGIVVGVAGVAYGVLAGRRRTNA; translated from the coding sequence ATGAAGATTTCCCGTATCGCCGCCACCGGTGCCGTGGCCGCCTCGGCCGTCCTCGTCCTGTCGGGCCCCGCGTTCGCGCACGTCAGCGTGCAGCCGGAGGGCGAGGCCGCCAAGGGCGGTTACGCCACGGTCGACTTCAAGGTCCCGAACGAACGCGACGACGCCTCGACCACCAAGCTCGAGGTCAACTTCCCGACCGACCACCCGCTCGCCTCCGTCATGCCGGAGCCGGTCGCCGGCTGGACCGCCAAGGTCACCAAGTCCACGCTGGACAAGCCGCTCGAACTGCACGGCGAGACGATCTCCGAAGCCGTCACCAAGGTCACCTGGACCGCGACCGGCAAGGGCATCCAGCCGGGCTTCTTCCAGAAGTTCCCGCTCTCCATCGGCGCGCTCCCCGAGGACGCCGACGAACTCGTCTTCAAGGCGATCCAGACGTACGACAACAAGGAGGTCGTCCGCTGGATCGAGGAGCAGAAGGAGGGCGAGGAGGAGCCCGAGAACCCCGCTCCGGTGCTCGCGCTCAGCGCGGCGACCGAGGAGGGCCACCACGGAGCCACCGGCACCGCCACCCCCTCGGACGACGCCTCAAACGCGTCTGCGGAGCAGGCGGCGGCCACCGAGGTCACCTCCGCGTCCACCGACAGCAGTGACACCACCGCCCGCGTGCTCGGCGTCGTCGGCATCGTCGTCGGCGTGGCGGGCGTGGCGTACGGCGTGCTCGCCGGCCGCCG